The window GGTTGAAGAGGGCCCCGAAGGAGCCGATGCCGGTGAGCACTTCCGGCCTGAAGGTCTTCTTGACCAGAGGGGCTATGCGCGCAACGAAACGGTCGCCTTCGCCGATGTCCACGCCCGCTTTCTTGTAGGTGAATTCGTCTTCATGCATGGACGCATATATATTGCACAAATCACCCCAAAGGGGCAAGTCTCTTTTTTCCTTTATTTTCATGGTCAAATTATAATTTGCTAGAATGTATTATGCCAGTGATTCTTATCACGAACGACGACGGCATCGCAGCCGAGGGCCTGAAGGCCCTTTTTCGCGAGCTCTCGCCCATGGCCGAGGTCTATATCGTGGCCCCGGACAGGGAGCGCTCGGCCTCCGGCCGCTCCCTCACCCTGCACAAACCCCTCCGGGTGCAAAAGACCGGGGAGCGCTCCTTCAGCGTCAGCGGCACCCCCACGGACTGCGTGGCCGTGGGGGTGGAAAAGATTCTGCCCGCCAGGCCCGACGTCGTCGTTTCCGGCATAAACAACGGCCCCAACCTGGGCGACGACATAACCTACTCGGGCACCGTCTCGGCCGCCATGGAGGCGACGGTGATGAACATCCCCTCCCTGGCCGTCTCGCTGAACGTGGGCAACGGTGAGAAGGCCCATTTCGCCACGGCCGCCAGGGTGGCCGCCTCCCTTATCCACCATGTGCTTGAGCACGCCCTGCCCTTCGACACCCTCCTGAACGTCAACGTCCCGAACATCCCCCTGGAGGAGGTCGCCGGGTTCCGCCTGACGCGGCACGGCAAGCGCATTTACGAGGGGGCCATCCACGAGACCGTCTCCCCCTGGGGCGAGGTCTACTACTGGATTGGCGGCGGGGTTCCGTACTGGGAGCACGGCGAGGATACCGACATCCAGGCAGTCCTGGGCGGGTACGTCTCCGTCACCCCGCTTCATCTGGACCTCACCAACTACAAGGCAATGGACTTTCTCAGAAGGAGCTGGGAGCCATGGATTACCCGGGACAAAGGGAGCGCATGGTAATGAGCCAGCTCGCGGCCCGGGGCATCAGGGACGCCCGGGTCCTGGAGGCCATGCGCTGGGTGCCGCGGCACCTTTTCGTGCACGAGCCGCGCCACCAGCATCTCGCCTATGAGGACATGGCCCTTTCCATCGGCGAGGGGCAGACGATATCCCAGCCGTACATAGTCGCGGCCATGACCGAGCTTCTGGAGCTCACGGGCCGGGAACTGGTCCTGGAGGTGGGCACGGGCTCGGGATACCAGACGGCCGTCCTGGCCGAGCTCTCCCGGAACGTCTACACCATCGAGAGGGTGGACCTCCTGATGCGGAGCGCCGAGCGGACCCTGAACTCCCTGGGCTACCGGAACGTCCATTTCCGCGTGGGCGACGGAACCCTGGGCTGGCCGGAGGCCGCCCCCTTCGACCGCATCCTCGTCACGGCGGCCTGCCCGTGCCTGCCGGGTCCGCTCGCGGAGCAGCTCGGGGAGGATGGCGCCGCCGTAGCCCCCGTGGGACAAAAACACTCCCAGGACTTGGTAAAGTACCGGAAGCGGCACGGCAGGCTTATCGAGGAGGACCGTTCGGTCCCCTGTGTTTTCGTCCCCCTGCTCGGAGAGCACGGCTGGAAGGAGAGATGAAGAAAAGCGGTCCGGCGTGCTAAACTGGCACACATTCTTTTGAGGAAAGGATACGGGGCTTGAAGAACACGCTCATATTCGTGGCCTTCGTCCTCCTGGTCCTCGGAGGACTCTATCTCATAAGCGGGGACCGCTCCCCCCGCATACCGGACGACGCCCTGCACGCCGGCCTCTCGGAGAACGCAGCGTGCGCGGTATGCCACGGGCCGGGCATGGAAGAGGCCCTCTCGGCGGAGCATCCCCCGAAGGACGACTGCCTCTACTGCCACAAGCGGAAGAGGACCGCCTCATAGCTCCTTTGGCGTCTCCTTTTCGTCCTTCCGGAAGGAGACCCCTCCGGAGACGATGAAGGCCATGACGTCGCCGCTGTCGGCGGCCACGGGCCGTACCTGCTCGCGGGGGACCACGATGAGGTTGCCGGCGAAGTTATAGGACTGGGGCAGGTAGACGGCCACGCACTCCTTCATGCCCAGGGCGTCCAGGCTCTCGGCGGTGACAAAGCCCAGGACCTGCATGCTGCTTCCCGGCGCCAGGGTAACGGCCACGGGCCGGTTGAAACGCCTTTTGTCACCCACGAAGGCCTCGATGAGGTCCTTGAGCGACGTGTATATCAGCTTCACCAGGGGGAGCTTTCTCATGAGCTGGTCCACCCAGGAAAGGACGGTGCGCGTCACGAAGTTCGACGCGATGAACCCGATGAGCGTGATGGCCAGAATCGTCACCAGGATGCCCACCCCGGGTATCTCGAACTGGAAAAGCCCGTCCAGGCGCACGAACACAACGTATATGATATAGACGGTGGCCACAACGGGAACCAGAAAGAGCAGACCCTCGAGAAAGTATCGTGTGAGCCTTCGCATGAAACGTTCCTCCTTTCGCCGTTCTCCGACATAGGATTATCAACTCCGGGGCGGCGAAAAGTAAAGGGCTCGCACCGGGCGGAATTTGTCCTTGCAAAGGCTCGCGCAATAGTGCTACCATCAGGCGACCTTTTGTAAGGTGGACATGGAAAAGACTTTCGTCAACGCCCTTGTAGACGCCTCCCGGCACGTCATCGAAAGCATGACGGGCACCGCGCCCGACGCGAAACCGCCGGTAAAGGCCCGGGAGGACGGCCCGAGCACGTACGCGGCGGCAACACTGGGCATGACCGGCGCCCTTGCGGCGTCCGTGTCCGTCTGTTTCAGCAAGGACGCCATCTATCGGCTGCATCGCGCGGTTCTGCCCGACGAAGGGGAGGTCACCTTCTCGAGCATCGGCGACCTCGTGGGAGAGATAGCCGGCATGATATGCTCGGCCACGCGCACCATCCTGGCCGCCCAGGGCCTTCAGTACGAGTCTTCCCTCCCCATGGTGACGCTGGGGGACCGGCAGCACATCCACAGTCCCTCCGGGACGAAGACGCTCTGCATACCTTTCCTCTTCGAAGACAGCCCTTTCTTCATAGAAGTGACCTTCCCGGGCTGACACCCCTCCTGAGCGTGCCACAACCGGCTGTATAATGTACCCATGGATGCCCTTGTCCGGAAGATACGCCGGAGGATGGAAAGCGAGGGGCCCCTTACCTTCAGAACGTTCATGGAGATGGCCCTGTATGAGCCCGGGCTCGGCTATTACGCCCGCCGGGAGACGAAAATGGGCAGGGAGGGGGACTTTTACACCAGCGCCCATCTGCATCCCGCCTTCGGCCGGATGATGGGAATCCAGATGGAGGAGATGTGGAGCTGCCTGGGCTCGCCCGCCCTGTTTACGGTCGTGGAGATGGGAGCGGGCGAGGCCTTTCTGGCCAAGGATATGCTCGATTCCCTCAGAGGGAGCTCCTTTTATCGCGCCCTCTCCTACGTCATCGTGGAGCGCAACCCCTGGCTTGCGGAGGGACAGGAGCACCTCCTCAAGGACCATGAGGGCACGGTGCGCTGGGTCTCCTCTCTGGAGGAGATGGACAGCGTGAGGGGCTGCGTCCTTTCCAACGAGCTCCTGGACGCCTTTCCCGTCCACCTTGTGGAAATGAGAGACGGGCTCAGCGAGGTCTACGTCGACGCCGCCCCGGACGGCGCTTTCAGGGAGACCCTGGGCCCTCCAAGCACCGAGGCGATAGCCGGGTACTTCGAGCGGTTCTCCATCTCGCTCCCCCGGGGCTACCGGACGGAAGTGAACCTGGACATGAGGGCCTGGCTAAGGGGCGTGGCCCGGGTGCTCCGGGAAGGGTTCCTCATGTCCATCGATTACGGCCACACGGCCCAGGACTATTACAGCGAAGAGCGCTCCCGGGGGACTCTTCTGTGCTATCGCCGCCATCGCCTCTCGGAAGACCCGTACCGGAATGTGGGGGAACAGGATATGACCGCACACGTCAATTTCTCGGCCCTCAAGGCATGGGCCGCCGAGGAGGGCCTCGGCACCCTGGGCTACTGCCGCCAGGGCGCCTATCTCGTCTCCCTGGGCATTGACAAGCTCATAGGGGCGCTCCATGAGCACGCCGAGGATTACGAGTTCCAGGTGGCCCGGATAAAAAGGCTCATTCTCCCGGGAACCATCGGCGAGACGCACAAGGTCATGGTGCAGTACAAGGGCGAGGCGAGGCCCGTCCTGCGGGGGTTCATGCTCAAGAATCAGGTGGATACGCTCTGAAGCAGGGCGTTCAGCCGCTCGATGCCCAAAAGCACGTCCTCTGCGGTATGGACCTCGAGCGTATGGATGACCTCTTTGCCCCTGAGGGCGCGGAAAAGCTCCGGAAAATCGAAAGTGCCCTCCCCCGGCACCAGGTGCTGGTCCGTGTCCCCGCGGTTGTCGTGCAGGTGAAGCTCGATGATGCGGGGGCCCAGGGCGTCGAGCCATCGGGCAAGGGGGAGGCGGGAGAAGAGGTTGAAATGGCCCGTATCGAAGCACACGCCAAGCACGTCCTCGCATCCCAGCTCGCCCAGCAGGCGGGCCAGCGAGGAGGGCTCGTCTTCGAAAATGTTCTCGATGGCCACCCTGGTCCCGGCTCGCCTGGCGCGCTCGATGACCTCGGGCCAGGTCCTCATGGAGCCCCTCAGCCAGAGGTCCACGTCGTGGCCGTACTTCCATCTCTCGTATCCGGAATGCATGACGACCGCACGGGGATGGATGCGCTCGGCAAGGGCGAAAACCTGGGCGTACCGGAGCATGGTCACCTCCCGTACGCGGGGGTCCACCGCTCCGGGCGAAAGGTCCATGAAGGGGGCGTGGATGGTCACGGTGGGCCCGTACCCGAGGCCCTCGAGGAACGCGGCTACTTCATCGGGGGAGACTTCATCGAGGTCTTTCCCGCTCAGCAAGAGCTCCAGGTTGAGCCGGTGCCTGCGGATGAACGCCTCGTGCTCGACCCGCCGGTCATAAGGGAGGTTGACCTGGGGATGGACCACTTAGGCCGCGGAGGTGGTTTCTTTCGCGGCCTGGGAAGGTTTGCTCTCCTCGGCCTTGGACCCGGTCGACTCGGTCGAGGCCTTCTTCTCGCCGGCCTTGGGCT of the Nitrospirota bacterium genome contains:
- the surE gene encoding 5'/3'-nucleotidase SurE, which encodes MPVILITNDDGIAAEGLKALFRELSPMAEVYIVAPDRERSASGRSLTLHKPLRVQKTGERSFSVSGTPTDCVAVGVEKILPARPDVVVSGINNGPNLGDDITYSGTVSAAMEATVMNIPSLAVSLNVGNGEKAHFATAARVAASLIHHVLEHALPFDTLLNVNVPNIPLEEVAGFRLTRHGKRIYEGAIHETVSPWGEVYYWIGGGVPYWEHGEDTDIQAVLGGYVSVTPLHLDLTNYKAMDFLRRSWEPWITRDKGSAW
- a CDS encoding protein-L-isoaspartate(D-aspartate) O-methyltransferase, translating into MDYPGQRERMVMSQLAARGIRDARVLEAMRWVPRHLFVHEPRHQHLAYEDMALSIGEGQTISQPYIVAAMTELLELTGRELVLEVGTGSGYQTAVLAELSRNVYTIERVDLLMRSAERTLNSLGYRNVHFRVGDGTLGWPEAAPFDRILVTAACPCLPGPLAEQLGEDGAAVAPVGQKHSQDLVKYRKRHGRLIEEDRSVPCVFVPLLGEHGWKER
- a CDS encoding DUF502 domain-containing protein, with translation MRRLTRYFLEGLLFLVPVVATVYIIYVVFVRLDGLFQFEIPGVGILVTILAITLIGFIASNFVTRTVLSWVDQLMRKLPLVKLIYTSLKDLIEAFVGDKRRFNRPVAVTLAPGSSMQVLGFVTAESLDALGMKECVAVYLPQSYNFAGNLIVVPREQVRPVAADSGDVMAFIVSGGVSFRKDEKETPKEL
- a CDS encoding chemotaxis protein CheX, giving the protein MEKTFVNALVDASRHVIESMTGTAPDAKPPVKAREDGPSTYAAATLGMTGALAASVSVCFSKDAIYRLHRAVLPDEGEVTFSSIGDLVGEIAGMICSATRTILAAQGLQYESSLPMVTLGDRQHIHSPSGTKTLCIPFLFEDSPFFIEVTFPG
- a CDS encoding SAM-dependent methyltransferase, giving the protein MDALVRKIRRRMESEGPLTFRTFMEMALYEPGLGYYARRETKMGREGDFYTSAHLHPAFGRMMGIQMEEMWSCLGSPALFTVVEMGAGEAFLAKDMLDSLRGSSFYRALSYVIVERNPWLAEGQEHLLKDHEGTVRWVSSLEEMDSVRGCVLSNELLDAFPVHLVEMRDGLSEVYVDAAPDGAFRETLGPPSTEAIAGYFERFSISLPRGYRTEVNLDMRAWLRGVARVLREGFLMSIDYGHTAQDYYSEERSRGTLLCYRRHRLSEDPYRNVGEQDMTAHVNFSALKAWAAEEGLGTLGYCRQGAYLVSLGIDKLIGALHEHAEDYEFQVARIKRLILPGTIGETHKVMVQYKGEARPVLRGFMLKNQVDTL
- a CDS encoding sugar phosphate isomerase/epimerase; translation: MVHPQVNLPYDRRVEHEAFIRRHRLNLELLLSGKDLDEVSPDEVAAFLEGLGYGPTVTIHAPFMDLSPGAVDPRVREVTMLRYAQVFALAERIHPRAVVMHSGYERWKYGHDVDLWLRGSMRTWPEVIERARRAGTRVAIENIFEDEPSSLARLLGELGCEDVLGVCFDTGHFNLFSRLPLARWLDALGPRIIELHLHDNRGDTDQHLVPGEGTFDFPELFRALRGKEVIHTLEVHTAEDVLLGIERLNALLQSVST